A stretch of DNA from Rickettsia hoogstraalii:
TTAATTTAGGTAATGGTTCTACGATTGATGGGGCAGTGACCAGTACCGGCTCCGTTGCCGGTAGCTTGTATTTTATAGGTGATGGAGAGGTTACCGGTGGAGTAGAGGCAAAAAAAGTAGTGTTTAACGGTGTAGATAATATAGATGGGGCTGCAAATGCAGAAATATTTATTGTGGCAAATGTTAATACAAAAGCAGATATTACCGGAAAGATGGTAGGAAATATAGAATATACTGCTGCAGGTGCTTTACTTGCAAATGGAGGGCTAACAGGAAATGTTAACTTTAATAATAGAGGAGGTACATTTTATTTAGAGGAGGGAGCTAAGATTATCGGTAGTGTTACTAGTACCGGCGGTATAGCCGGTACTTTAGTGTTCATAGGTGATGGAGAGGCTACGGGAGATATAGGTACGGATGACGAAAATAAGCCTGATATTATAGAGATTGCGGGTGATAATACAAAACAAGTAGCGTTAAGAGGAAATGTACTTGTAAATGATTTAGTTTTTGTTCAAGGTGTTGATTCTTCAGGTAAGGCAAATATTGAGAGGGGTTTAGTTGCAAGAAGAGTAGTTTTCAATAATGAGAATGCAGATGGAGGTACATTAGTAATAAATGCACCATCTGCAGTTAATGCTATAGTAAATCCTAATAACGGTATGATAGTTCTGAATGCTGATTTTACAATTAGTGACCCAAGTGCCGGAGATATAAGAGAGATAAAAATAGCTAATAACATAAAATATACGATTGATGCTAAAAGTGGAAATGTAGATTTATTAAATAACGGTGCAAAGATAATATTTGAAGGGGCAGGCTCGGAATTAAATTTAATAAATACCGGTATACGGATAAGCAGTTTACGTTATATGCTAACTTAAATCCATCAAATGCAGAAGATGAATACGGTATAGTAAGAATAGAGGCAACTACGAACAATCTTACTATAGCAAATAATGGAGGACCATATACGATAGGGCAGGACAATACGCATCGTCTTAAAGAATTTGAAGTTAAGGGAGCAGGTAATATCGTAATTGATAATACGGTATTTACAAAGTGATTTAATATGAATAGTACCGGACAGGTAACTCTTAATCAGGTCTTAGATTTAGGAGCAGGCGGTGAGGTAGTGTTTGCAGCAGATGGCAAGTTAACGGCAAGTAATGGGATTAGCGGAGCGGTTACAACGGCTACAAATGATACAGGAACATTGACGATAGGAGCAGGGAATGTAACCGGTACGATTGGTACTAATGGGAAAAGTTTAAAATTAGTAAATATCGGAGCAAATCCTATTACGTTCTCATCTAATGTATTTGCTCCTGTTGCTTTAACTGATCAAAATTCACAATTAACATTAGCAGACGGTATTGTAGTTACCGGATCAGTAACCACAAAAAACAATACAAGAGGAGTATTATCGCTTGGAGTCGGAAGTAGCATAACGAACGGAATAGGAGCAAATAACTTCAACTTAGAAAGAGTAGAGCTTAGAGCTGGAGTGAGCAGTCTTGGCGGTAATATATATGCTGGAGCGGTGAAGCTTATGGCCGATACTTCAGTCTTAACGCTTGAGGATAATGCAAAGGTTTATGGCAGTGTAACAACGAAGATGGACACAAAAGGTATATTAGTACTTGGCCGAAATAGCAGCGTTGCGGGTATCGGAGCAAACGGGTTTGCTCTTGAAAGAGTAGAGATAGGAGTGGGAGAGGGCAGTTTAAGAGGTAATATATATACGAGAACAGTGAAGCTTATGGCCGATGATTCAGCTTTAACGCTAGAAGATAATGCAACAATTTACGGTAGCGTAACAACGAAGACTAATGAGAAAGGCATATTAATTTTCAGCCGGAACGGTAGTGTAACGGATAATATAGGAGAAAATGGAGCAGCTTTAGAGAAAGTAATATTTAAAGGTGTAGATACTATAGAAGGTGCGGCTTATGCTCAAACTTTTACTATAGCAAATGCTAATGTCACGGTTAAAGGATTAATGACCGGTAACGTAAATTATGAAGCAGACGGTACATTAGCACCTGAAGGTATAATAGGAGATATCGACTTTAAAGGGACTAACGGAACGTTTAGTATAAATGACGGTCGTGCAATTGATGGAGCTGTACTTAATACCGGCGGGATTGGCGGTATTTTGAATTTTAAAGGAACGGTACTGTAAGTGGAAGTATAGGTACGGATGCCGAAAATAGCCCTGCTATTATAAATATCCAAGGAGATGATACAACAAATGTATCTCTAGCAAATGATGTATTTGTAGGTGGTGTTAATTTTACAAACGGTGGGAAACTACAACTTAATAAAAATCTCACGGCAAAGAATGTTGATTTTGGAGCAAAAGGCGGTACTTTAGAGTTTAACGGTAATGATAAATATATTTTCAATACCGTTATAGCAAACGGACAAACCGGTATATTAAACGTTTTAACTACCTTAACGGCTACGGATGCAAGCGTTGGTACGCTTAAAACAATAAATATAGGGAATGCTAATGCAGGACAGAGTTTTTTAATTGTAGTAAATAATGCTAACTTAGCTCTACTAACTAGTCAAAATAGCAGTATTAATTTTGGCAATGCAAATTCAAAACTAACATTAACCGCTCCTGTAGATCAAATTGTTACATTTGCGGGTAGCTTATTAAAAGGTACTGCTGGTGGTGGCGGTATTGTTCTTTTGGATGGTAACGGTCATAATTTAGTTGTAGACGGTAAGAATGAAGCAATGCTCGGTACGGTAGGTAATGAGTTAGCTGAATTAAATATTAAGGGGGACGTTACTATTACAGGTGAATTAAAAGCCCAAGCTATTAACTTCTCAAATGCAGGACAAGAAGCGATATTAACGCTACAAGCGGCAGGTGGAGTTACTAATATTACTACAGCAGGAAATAATCTTCACACTTTAGCAATAACGGATTTTGACACCGGTAACGGTGCTATTGGGACTGAAGATCACAGATTAAAAGCAATAGAATTAACAGGAAACGGTTTAGTTACGGTAAATACTAAGAATTTTTATTCAGATGTAACTACCGCGAATAACGGGCAAGGTAACGTAAAACTTAATATAGAGGGTGGTACTACTTATAATTTAGGAAGTAAAAATAATAGTTTAGCAAGTGTACAAGTTAGTGAGAATAGTACTATTAAAGGTGATGTATATTCTAAAGAGATTAACATTGATGCAGGTAAGAATATGGATTTTGAACGAGGTAATAATAGAAATGCTAAAAATATAATTATACAGGATGTTTTAGTAGATAGAGATCTCCTTCCTCGTTCGCTTCAGTTATTTACTTATTTAACTGATATTAAAGTAGATAAGCTGAATTTTGTAGATGCTGCTGCTTCTGTACATTTTAAAGATGCGGTTTTAGTAAATGCTGAGATTAATGGTGGCGGTGCTATAAAATTTGATGAAAATGTTTGGTTAAAAGAAGAAATCAAAAATGTAGAGCGTTTAGAGTTTGGTCCTGAGAAATTTGCTATTCTTGAGAAAAATATTAAAGCAGCTAATTTAGTAGCAAATAAAGCAAATATAGTATTATTGGATAATTTAGGAATAGATGCTGATTCACAATTTACGGATATTGCTTTAGATTTAGCTACTTACGAATTAAAGCATACAGGAAATGTTACATATAACGGTACTCTTGAGATTATTACATATTTTGATGTGACTGTGAAATCGGGAGGCATATATTAGTCGGTAACGGGGCTAATGTTGATATGTCGGCTTTAGCTTTAGATAGTTTAGTAATTAAAGTCAAATCACGCTCTGATATTACTAAAATTACTCCTGATACCAAACATGAAGTAATACTAAAAGAAGCAGGTGGAAATTTTACTCCTGTTGCTCAAAATAAAGTTACTGTTGATACAGGTGGAGAATTAAACAGGTTAATAAGATGGGTAAGATGGGTAAGCGATGAGAATGGAGTTGTATTACTGAATAATAATGATAACGGTGGCGGTAATCCCGAAAATCCTGATCCAGGAGGTGGTGATCCAGAGAACCCAGGTGACGGCGATAACGGTGGAGGAAATCCTGGAGACGGAGAAGGTGGTGTAATAGTGCCTATTTTTGATCCAAAACCGATAAGAGATGAGGTTACGGGTCCTATAGCTCCCGGTCTTGTAGAGCAATTAATTGGTATTGGCATTGGTAATGAGAGTGATGCAGGTAAAGTATTAAATGATTTAGGATCAACAAAAAATGTTTCAGAAACTTTAAATCGGT
This window harbors:
- a CDS encoding autotransporter outer membrane beta-barrel domain-containing protein; its protein translation is MSALALDSLVIKVKSRSDITKITPDTKHEVILKEAGGNFTPVAQNKVTVDTGGELNRLIRWVRWVSDENGVVLLNNNDNGGGNPENPDPGGGDPENPGDGDNGGGNPGDGEGGVIVPIFDPKPIRDEVTGPIAPGLVEQLIGIGIGNESDAGKVLNDLGSTKNVSETLNRLGGRTDVREVSEGLGEFNIEEIQDILTDISVNMDSVVSSGINARLGEVNNKDESTFKLNGLNKPNASESLTNQAAVAAGDEDNIGTGIWGVPFYGKATQKSRNDGASGYKSKSQGGIIGFDYALSDSVIVGAAYTRAYSKLRHQNYKVGDKTKAISDIYSIYLRAL